A window of the Hordeum vulgare subsp. vulgare chromosome 5H, MorexV3_pseudomolecules_assembly, whole genome shotgun sequence genome harbors these coding sequences:
- the LOC123398114 gene encoding uncharacterized protein LOC123398114 encodes MAGTAAVYRRVMKAVQKHVGVGADKKHFREFVAAEFRSPAGTEADARARLRLAGDYAYHLTSIQHQKELLFSYNIAVDRSDEMKKILNKSAASVGLQLPDVYQP; translated from the exons ATGGCGGGCACCGCAGCCGTGTACCGGAGGGTCATGAAGGCAGTGCAGAAGCACGTCGGCGTGGGCGCCGATAAGAAGCACTTCCGCGAGTTCGTGGCCGCCGAGTTCCGCAGCCCGGCCGGCACGGAGGCCGACGCCAGAGCGAGGCTGCGGCTCGCCGGGGACTACGCCTACCATCTCACCAGCATCCAACACCAGAAG GAACTGCTATTCTCGTACAATATAGCTGTGGATCGGTCTGATGAGATGAAGAAGATATTGAACAAATCTGCTGCCAGTGTAGGCCTTCAGCTTCCAGATGTGTACCAGCCTTGA